The Lampris incognitus isolate fLamInc1 chromosome 17, fLamInc1.hap2, whole genome shotgun sequence genome contains a region encoding:
- the nlrc3 gene encoding NLR family CARD domain-containing protein 3 — protein sequence MERKSHYDSILDRSNRITWQGDCYVDLQSFAPRSPSTKGESESRDSDWIHKHLQQLQRFMTSSLLGEALSYLRKMDLLSATEEAQVQTAGQLSDRVSALTNILTSRDPQGSNTFQAFIENSDSQVSQLIIMHDPMVKKHKEELLQRMEQHRDWDLVSQPGLNVSSRALLLVDGLSDLQQKEHDLMQVEAIRGGMRNHIRQLDLCKLLEPLTRVSLPPRVSLTVGVAGIGKTTLVRHFVKQWSQGSVCTDISFVLPFAFCEFNSTEKLSVERLVKLAFPHLTDPCLVLSSACRTLLIFDGLDEFRCPLNFSDATICTDPKKELSVDELVTNIIRGNLLPKAAVWVTSRPGVASVIPGGLVDRVTEIPGFSPNDIQLFLNHYFSEKDFPSKIWAHLESHKILMVMSYIPSICWIVADTLRYLLQNGWQDSLPRTCTELYSHFCTMKAEAGEPRGREPVKMEQLHGSNRKLLGSLGRLAFYGLLKRKYAFTEQDLRAYGVDLSTQSSLGTGILVREDSPICTAYRFIHLTVQEFLAATFYHIASKRAIFDLFSESAMSWPKIGFQNHFRSALQHSQQAEDGHLDLFMRFLTGLLCPVAAKPLVGLLALGKDDGSHKSWAAGFIQDLLSTGASVVSLRAVNLAYCLQEVHYTELLRVIEEDLRVGTLGGKLTHGHCVVLAYLLHVSPECSEETNLSACLNYTTVKCLLPQLLFCNSLRLENNNFKDDVMELLGSLLSAKDCHIQRISLAENAIGNKGAKALSRALMVNRTLTALDLRGNSIGPKGAKFLAEALKMNQALVSISFQNNAIEEEGARALAEVLQSNRKLVSLNMQKNSIRADGGRRIAEALKKNRTLTELILCSNQLGDTGTVALAEALSVNHTLLSLHLQSNSISNKGMAALTKALRLNRGLISLNLRENSICVEGAKNMADALRENTSLQELDLTANLLHDEGVQAIAGAIKVNRALTSLHLQWNFITSTATKVLAHALLSNSTMQLLDLQENAIGDEGVCFLAKALKTNASLQTLCLQGVSAGTAGATALAEALMVNKTLHTLDLCGNSVGMGGAKALANALKNNRSLISLNLKENSLGMDGAIFIAIALKGNHQLTYINLQGNGIGESGAKVISDTIRANCSDCMVKI from the exons ATGGAGAGGAAAAGCCACTACGACTCGATTCTGGACAGAAGCAACCGCATCACGTGGCAGGGGGATTGCTATGTGGATCTTCAATCCTTTGCCCCCCGCAGTCCCTCCACCAAGGGGGAATCAGAGAGTAGAG ATTCTGACTGGATCCACAAGCATCTACAGCAGCTGCAGCGATTCATGACCTCCTCTTTGCTGGGGGAGGCGCTATCTTACCTGAGGAAGATGGATCTGCTGAGTGCAACCGAGGAGGCCCAGGTCCAAACAGCTGGACAGCTGTCAGACCGGGTTTCCGCCCTCACAAACATCCTCACCAGCAGGGACCCACAAGGATCTAATACCTTCCAAGCCTTCATAGAGAACTCTGATTCCCAGGTGTCCCAGCTGATCATCATGCATG ACCCCATGGTGAAGAAGCATAAGGAGGAGCTACTACAGCGCATGGAGCAACACAGAGACTGGGACTTGGTCAGCCAGCCAGGCCTGAATGTCTCCTCTCGAGCCTTGCTCCTGGTTGATGGGCTGTCTGACCTACAGCAGAAGGAACATGACCTCATGCAGGTGGAAGCTATCCGGGGAGGAATGAGGAACCATATCAGGCAGCTGGACCTCTGCAAACTCCTGGAACCTCTGACTCGAGTCAGCCTTCCTCCCAGAGTCTCCCTCACTGTGGGGGTGGCTGGTATCGGTAAGACTACCCTGGTCCGACACTTTGTCAAGCAGTGGAGCCAAGGATCCGTCTGCACGGATATCAGCTTTGTCTTACCTTTTGCCTTCTGTGAGTTCAACTCAACTGAGAAGCTTTCAGTTGAGAGGTTGGTGAAGCTAGCTTTCCCACATTTAACAGACCCTTGTCTGGTCCTGAGCAGTGCTTGTCGGACGTTGCTGATATTCGATGGTTTAGATGAATTCCGATGTCCTTTGAACTTCTCTGATGCAACCATCTGCACTGACCCCAAAAAAGAACTGTCTGTCGATGAGTTAGTCACCAACATCATCCGTGGGAATCTGCTCCCCAAGGCAGCAGTGTGGGTGACATCCAGACCAGGAGTGGCCTCAGTCATCCCCGGAGGACTGGTAGACAGGGTGACTGAGATCCCAGGTTTCAGTCCAAATGACATCCAGCTATTCCTAAACCACTACTTTTCAGAGAAGGATTTCCCAAGTAAAATATGGGCACACTTAGAGTCCCATAAGATCCTGATGGTGATGTCCTATATACCAAGTATTTGCTGGATAGTGGCTGACACTCTGAGGTACCTCTTACAGAATGGCTGGCAGGATAGCCTCCCCAGGACATGCACTGAACTTTATTCCCATTTTTGCACCATGAAGGCAGAAGCTGGAGAGCCAAGAGGCAGGGAGCCTGTAAAGATGGAACAGCTCCATGGGAGCAATCGGAAGCTGCTGGGGAGTCTTGGACGTCTGGCATTTTATGGACTTCTCAAGCGCAAGTATGCCTTTACTGAGCAAGACCTCAGGGCCTATGGAGTAGATTTGTCCACTCAGAGTAGTCTTGGCACTGGGATTCTTGTACGTGAAGATTCACCCATCTGCACAGCCTACCGCTTCATTCATTTGACCGTGCAGGAGTTTCTGGCGGCTACATTCTACCACATTGCCTCCAAACGGGCCATCTTTGATTTGTTCTCTGAGAGTGCAATGTCCTGGCCAAAGATTGGCTTCCAGAACCACTTCAGGAGTGCCCTGCAGCACTCACAGCAAGCCGAAGATGGTCACTTGGACTTGTTTATGCGCTTCCTCACTGGCCTGCTTTGTCCAGTGGCAGCGAAGCCTCTTGTGGGACTCCTTGCTCTTGGGAAAGATGATGGTAGTCACAAGTCCTGGGCTGCAGGATTCATACAAGACCTCTTGTCCACCGGGGCCTCCGTAGTTTCCCTGCGCGCTGTCAACCTAGCTTACTGTCTGCAGGAAGTACACTATACAGAACTGTTGCGGGTTATAGAGGAAGATTTACGAGTTGGAACCCTGGGTGGCAAGTTGACACATGGTCATTGTGTGGTGCTGGCCTATCTTCTCCATGTTTCCCCAGAGTGCAGCGAGGAAACCAACCTATCTGCTTGTCTGAACTACACCACAGTTAAATGTCTGCTCCCTCAGCTTCTATTCTGCAACTCTCTCAG ACTGGAGAATAACAACTTCAAAGATGATGTCATGGAATTGTTGGGAAGCTTACTGAGTGCCAAAGACTGCCATATTCAGAGGATAAG CTTGGCAGAGAATGCCATCGGCAACAAAGGCGCCAAAGCTCTTAGTCGAGCCCTCATGGTCAACAGGACGCTAACCGCACTCGA TCTCCGTGGCAACAGCATAGGTCCTAAAGGCGCCAAGTTCCTGGCAGAAGCCCTCAAGATGAACCAAGCCCTTGTTTCAATCAG CTTCCAGAACAACGCCATTGAGGAGGAAGGTGCCCGGGCCCTCGCAGAGGTGCTGCAGTCAAACCGCAAGCTCGTCTCTCTGAA CATGCAGAAGAACTCCATCAGGGCAGACGGAGGCAGGAGGATCGCCGAGGCGCTGAAGAAGAACCGAACGCTCACGGAGCTGAT CCTCTGCAGTAACCAGCTCGGGGACACGGGAACAGTCGCTCTGGCCGAAGCCCTTTCTGTCAACCACACCCTCCTCTCTCTGCA CCTGCAGAGTAACTCTATCAGCAACAAGGGAATGGCAGCCCTGACCAAAGCGCTGAGGCTGAACCGAGGCCTCATCTCCTTAAA CCTGCGAGAAAACTCCATCTGCGTGGAAGGAGCGAAGAACATGGCCGACGCCCTGCGAGAAAACACCTCCCTGCAGGAGCTTGA TCTCACAGCCAACCTGCTGCAtgatgagggggttcaggccataGCAGGGGCAATTAAGGTCAACCGAGCGCTAACCTCTTTAca CCTGCAGTGGAATTTCATCACATCCACGGCCACTAAAGTCTTGGCTCACGCTCTGCTGTCCAACTCTACTATGCAACTCCTGGA TTTACAGGAGAATGCTATCGGTGATGAAGGTGTCTGCTTCCTCGCTAAAGCCCTGAAGACCAACGCTTCTCTGCAGACCCTATG
- the si:ch211-183d21.1 gene encoding uncharacterized protein si:ch211-183d21.1 yields the protein MAIILASPILYVACLSLNLLASVSSDPCLIISEVNADNPRLDTTEFVELYHTSGQRVSLDGYTLVFYNGNGNIAYKVQDLKGQSTDDRGFFLVGSVELVPMPAILLPPNTVQNGPDAIALYHTSATRYVEKMNATAVGLVDAIVYMTRRSGGAEVLAEILTPGEPPFLEDEGAHEGDESMERCLLSGDRWGFQVALPSPGQRNNCTPPASAAAAAPLINELKLGGGQVDGFVELTKAQAASPLVLVVFDGKSDRVSVSVDVDTSRRGMVSISIEKKYMKGDQSGAVAVYSGRAADFPVGGLLNQTQPVDAFVFAGPADKPSANLTETLIPGREAYQLSTNLREGGFDLSRCGMATWARDPGVFWEAPQTPGQPNQCPWPKICPHTTATPGATDAPPHLPPWGSEDFLINEVNTDTPGWLEDGEYIELWHPSGRRVSLQDIWLLLFSGHDNRPYREISLSGHFTTAKGYFLLGSDRLVPAPSLRLPPNTIQNGPDAIALYRSPMGPPSSLQNGVPTRGLLDAVVYRQKGSDKGAQELSDALTPGQLPLLEDAEALLGDESLSRCGGLNPADLSDFVVAPPTPLRENNCPRPPPAPEGVVINEVSSGRWTNHSQQRVFVEVLGAPRTYLRGLVLTVFDQERRGTSMALSLTGFTDQDGFYIVGNVTGSDQAFPEGYTFPARGAVALCHDLFSVCRTGVALANSSLRDTLVFSDNQNLLSSFNTTRGQQVMPALRSVQNGPISLSRCSCCEGRSPSSWTSSTLTPRATNQCPSSAFSSHIDLCLGPLTSDWQEHSGNCSGLIQRNKVMEVAGYLEERCHCGISALYLEGANFSCVSGWLRVRGHIQALSDHQKALIIQTSHVHPTPSQGDICSTPTRDRRMSTESVLGLQIGLIVGLVLLLGLGVALVVYLYKRRRPLDYYSMELNEHAEGLSEL from the exons ATGGCTATCATTTTGGCCTCGCCGATCCTGTATGTGGCCTGTCTGTCCTTAAACCTGCTGGCATCGGTCAGCAGTGACCCCTGCCTCATCATCAGCGAGGTCAACGCCGACAACCCCAGGCTGGATACCACCGAGTTCGTGGAGCTGTACCACACCAGCGGACAGAGGGTGTCGCTGGACGGCTACACCCTCGTTTTTTACAACGGTAATGGGAACATTGCCTATAAGGTTCAGGACCTCAAAGGCCAAAGCACCGACGACCGTGGCTTCTTCCTGGTGGGTTCTGTGGAACTGGTGCCCATGCCAGCCATCCTCCTCCCACCGAACACGGTCCAGAATGGGCCCGACGCCATCGCCCTCTACCACACGTCTGCCACCCGCTACGTCGAGAAGATGAACGCCACGGCGGTGGGGCTTGTGGACGCAATCGTGTACATGACACGACGCTCCGGGGGCGCTGAGGTGCTCGCGGAGATTCTGACCCCCGGGGAGCCGCCCTTCCTGGAGGATGAGGGGGCCCACGAGGGGGACGAGTCCATGGAGAGGTGCCTGCTATCCGGGGACCGCTGGGGCTTCCAAGTGGCCCTGCCCTCCCCCGGCCAGCGTAACAACTGCACCCCTCCGGCCTCAGCGGCGGCCGCTGCCCCACTGATCAACGAGCTGAAGCTGGGCGGAGGACAGGTGGACGGGTTTGTGGAGCTGACAAAGGCCCAGGCGGCGAGTCCTCTGGTGCTGGTGGTGTTTGATGGGAAGAGCGACAGGGTCAGTGTGAGCGTGGATGTTGACACATCCAGGAGGGGCATGGTCTCCATCTCCATAGAGAAGAAGTACATGAAAG GAGACCAGTCGGGGGCGGTGGCTGTCTACAGCGGCAGAGCAGCAGACTTCCCGGTGGGCGGCCTCCTGAATCAGACTCAGCCCGTCGACGCCTTTGTGTTTGCTGGCCCGGCGGACAAACCCAGCGCCAACCTCACAGAGACGCTCATCCCGGGCAGAGAGGCCTACCAGCTCAGCACCAA TTTAAGAGAGGGAGGTTTCGACCTGAGCCGCTGTGGTATGGCCACATGGGCCAGAGATCCAGGAGTCTTCTGGGAGGCCCCGCAAACTCCAGGCCAGCCTAACCAGTGCCCCTGGCCCAAGATATGCCCTCACACAactg CAACCCCTGGGGCCACTGATGCCCCACCACACCTCCCTCCCTGGGGCAGCGAGGACTTCCTGATCAACGAGGTGAACACAGATACGCCCGGCTGGCTCGAGGATGGCGAGTACATCGAGCTGTGGCACCCGTCGGGCCGCCGTGTCTCACTCCAGGACATCTGGCTGCTGTTATTCAGTGGCCATGACAACAGACCATACCGCGAGATCAGCCTCAGCGGGCACTTCACAACCGCCAAAGGCTACTTCCTGCTGGGCAGCGATAGGCTGGTACCTGCCCCCTCGCTGCGCTTGCCGCCCAACACCATTCAGAACGGCCCGGATGCTATTGCGCTCTACCGCAGCCCGATGGGCCCGCCGTCCAGCCTGCAGAACGGGGTCCCCACGCGTGGTCTGCTGGATGCCGTGGTGTACCGACAGAAGGGCTCGGATAAGGGCGCGCAGGAGCTGAGCGACGCTCTGACGCCAGGACAGCTTCCCCTGCTGGAGGATGCAGAGGCTCTGCTGGGGGATGAGTCCCTGAGCCGCTGCGGAGGCCTCAACCCGGCTGACCTGTCTGATTTTGTG GTGGCACCGCCTACCCCTCTGAGAGAGAACAATTGTCCTCGCCCACCGCCAGCCCCCGAGGGCGTGGTCATCAACGAGGTGTCCAGTGGGCGCTGGACCAATCACAGCCAGCAGAGGGTGTTTGTGGAGGTGTTGGGTGCGCCCCGGACGTACCTGAGAGGCCTGGTGCTGACCGTGTTCGACCAGGAGCGCCGTGGGACCTCCATGGCTCTCTCCCTGACCGGGTTCACGGACCAGGACGGGTTCTACATCGTCGGAAATGTCACAGGGTCAG ACCAAGCATTTCCAGAGGGCTACACCTTTCCAGCGAGGGGAGCCGTTGCGTTGTGTCATGACTTGTTCAGTGTGTGCAGAACCGGCGTTGCCTTAGCCAACTCCAGTCTGAGGGACACTCTGGTCTTCAGCGACAACCAGAacctgttgtcctctttcaacaCCACCAGGGGGCAGCAAGTGATGCCCGCTCTCAG GTCCGTGCAGAACGGCCCCATCTCGCTGAGCCGATGTTCATGCTGTGAAGGGAGAAGCCCCTCCTCCTGGACTAGCTCCACCCTTACCCCTCGCGCCACCAACCAGTGCCCGAGCTCCGCCTTCTCCAGCCATATCGACCTATGCCTGGGACCGCTGACGAGTGATTGGCAGGAGCACTCCGGAA ACTGCAGTGGTCTGATCCAGAGGAACAAGGTCATGGAGGTGGCTGGATATCTGGAGGAGAGGTGTCACTGTGGCATCTCTGCCCTTTACCTGgagg GGGCCAACTTCTCCTGCGTGTCCGGGTGGCTCCGAGTCAGGGGACACATCCAGGCTCTGTCAGACCACCAGAAGGCCCTCATTATCCAGACATCCCACGTGCACCCCACACCCTCCCAGGGAGACATTTGCTCCACCCCCACCAGAGACCGCCGCATGAGCACAG agTCTGTCCTGGGTCTGCAGATAGGACTGATCGTAggactggtgctgctgctgggaCTAGGAGTAGCTCTTGTTGTATATCTCtacaagaggag gcggcCCCTGGACTACTACTCCATGGAGCTGAATGAGCACGCTGAGGGACTCTCAGAGTTGTAA